In Mercenaria mercenaria strain notata chromosome 15, MADL_Memer_1, whole genome shotgun sequence, a single genomic region encodes these proteins:
- the LOC128548786 gene encoding alpha-2A adrenergic receptor-like, with translation MENSTENNDELLRKAQWGIFMRLLPVTVTLWTLVLIGITDNLVFKWETTQRITMNFYGKHNGEFLSGYYLSWLLVTFDTVNVNVTVPNMDETVVGSYCAAREEQEYKLVGLVFYIIDFILILMIWITVVVTYSKIIYTIVRRRILMGIVSNRSQREQRVTEPRKMNGICSVDEDENTNSVNYYNSRDINTSKFDDRSLSDSNTHETHKNVIAKSNVEQRKQEVNSSASQTKKPTFEFTSAKKPSELNLTLMMITVSMIFILCLTPYFVIRIFIRIVLVTGNEYDFSAGIQFALKLPYLNSAFNPVIYCIFNPKFRRYIKMWFGKFSFGKKSVNAIKV, from the exons ATGGAAAACAGCACAGAGAATAATGACGAACTTCTACGGAAAGCACAATGGGGAATTTTTATGAGACTACTACCTGTCACGGTGACACTGTGGACACTGGTACTTATTGGTATTACTG ATAATCTTGTGTTCAAATGGGAAACAACACAGAGAATAACGATGAACTTCTACGGAAAGCACAATGGGGAATTTCTATCCGGCTACTACCTGTCATG GCTGTTGGTAACATTTGATACTGTGAATGTAAATGTTACCGTTCCAAACATGGACGAGACTGTTGTTGGGAGTTACTGTGCTGCACGCGAAGAACAGGAGTATAAACTGGTCGGTCTAGTTTTCtatattattgattttatactGATATTAATGATTTGGATAACTGTGGTGGTAACatattcaaaaattatatataccATAGTCAGAAGAAGAATTTTAATGGGTATTGTCTCCAATCGTTCACAAAGAGAACAAAGAGTGACAGAACCAAGAAAAATGAACGGAATATGTTCTGTAGATGAAGACGAAAATACTAATTCTGTAAACTATTATAATAGCAGAGACATTAATACTTCAAAATTTGATGACAGGTCATTATCTGATAGCAATACACACGAAACACATAAGAATGTTATAGCCAAATCTAACGTTGAGCAAAGAAAACAGGAGGTAAACAGTTCAGCCAGCCAAACGAAGAAACCAACTTTTGAATTTACGAGTGCCAAGAAACCATCAGAATTGAATCTGACGCTAATGATGATTACAGTGtcaatgatttttattctttgtttaacTCCTTACTTTGTAATAAGAATCTTTATAAGAATTGTTCTTGTTACTGGAAATGAGTATGATTTTAGTGCTGGAATTCAGTTTGCTTTAAAACTACCGTATTTAAACAGCGCTTTCAACCCAGTCATTTACTGCATTTTCAATCCAAAATTCAGGCGTTACATAAAAATGTGGTTTGGTAAATTCTCCTTTGGTAAGAAGTCTGTGAACGCAATAAAAGTATAG